One bacterium DNA window includes the following coding sequences:
- a CDS encoding WbqC family protein — protein MIVAIHQPHYLPWLRYLHKIASCDVFVLLDDAQYTKNGWQNRNRIKGPNGALLLTVPLRAAAFRPIGEVEINPQTSWREKHWRSIVQSYGKARYFHQHRETFERIYAGEWGSLAALNFGLLRALTQGFGISTQVVASSDLGVPGHGTDRLVGLCRQLGASHYLTGAFAVGHHLDAESFAAAGVTLSVQDWACPAYQQQFPQLGFIPELSAIDLLFNEGPRSFEILMNRYPHPAPESVAPVPS, from the coding sequence ATGATCGTCGCAATCCATCAGCCGCACTACCTGCCCTGGCTGCGCTATCTACACAAGATCGCCTCGTGCGATGTGTTTGTCCTTCTCGATGACGCCCAGTACACCAAGAACGGCTGGCAGAATCGCAACCGAATCAAGGGGCCCAACGGGGCGCTCCTGCTGACCGTCCCGCTCCGCGCCGCCGCCTTCCGGCCGATCGGCGAGGTCGAGATCAACCCGCAAACATCGTGGCGGGAGAAGCATTGGAGGTCGATCGTCCAGAGCTACGGAAAAGCCCGGTACTTCCATCAGCATCGAGAAACCTTTGAGCGCATCTACGCCGGCGAGTGGGGCAGCCTCGCCGCGCTGAACTTCGGCCTGCTGCGGGCGCTGACCCAGGGATTCGGCATCTCAACGCAGGTGGTGGCGAGTTCCGACCTCGGGGTCCCCGGACATGGAACGGACCGCCTGGTTGGCCTCTGTCGGCAGCTTGGGGCCAGCCACTACCTGACGGGGGCGTTTGCGGTGGGGCACCATTTGGACGCCGAATCGTTCGCCGCCGCCGGGGTCACCCTGAGCGTGCAGGACTGGGCCTGCCCTGCCTACCAGCAGCAATTTCCCCAGCTGGGTTTCATCCCCGAACTCTCGGCGATCGACCTCCTGTTCAACGAGGGACCACGGAGCTTCGAGATCCTCATGAACCGGTATCCTCACCCGGCGCCAGAGTCGGTCGCTCCCGTCCCCTCCTAG
- a CDS encoding GDP-mannose 4,6-dehydratase, whose amino-acid sequence MRNLVTGGAGFIGSHLVDALLARGDEVWVLDNLSTGQTGNVAHVIAHPRFRLMTGSVLDRALVEGAVAACDVVYHLAAAVGMSYIVSDPLRGIATNVQGTANLLEAAFAHRRKTVLASSSEVYGKNANVPLREDDDRVLGPTTVNRWSYSASKAIDEHLAFAYAAQGMPVVALRFFNAYGPRIHFNGYGTVVARFVKQALNGEPLTVHGDGRQTRCFTYVVDTVRGILAAGSTPEANGLVFNIGNTGELTILELAHRIKALSGSSSPIRLVPYADYYGQSYEDTRRRVPDITRARQTLGFEPSVPLDDGLSQTIAWCLDHNFLASAVARAPQAVPAL is encoded by the coding sequence TCGATAACCTTTCCACCGGGCAGACCGGGAATGTTGCGCACGTCATCGCCCACCCCCGGTTTCGGCTGATGACGGGGTCTGTGCTCGACCGCGCGCTCGTGGAAGGTGCGGTTGCCGCATGCGACGTCGTCTACCACCTGGCCGCGGCGGTGGGAATGTCGTACATCGTGTCCGACCCCCTGCGGGGCATCGCCACCAACGTCCAGGGGACCGCGAACCTGCTCGAGGCCGCCTTCGCCCACCGCCGGAAGACCGTGCTGGCCTCCTCGTCAGAAGTGTACGGGAAAAACGCGAACGTGCCTCTCCGAGAAGACGATGACCGCGTGCTCGGTCCGACGACGGTCAATCGGTGGTCGTACTCGGCGTCGAAGGCAATCGACGAGCACCTGGCCTTTGCCTACGCGGCGCAGGGCATGCCGGTGGTGGCGCTTCGATTCTTCAACGCCTACGGGCCGCGGATCCACTTTAATGGATACGGCACGGTGGTGGCGAGATTTGTGAAGCAGGCCTTGAACGGTGAACCGCTGACCGTCCACGGCGACGGCCGGCAGACACGCTGCTTCACCTACGTGGTGGATACGGTGCGGGGAATCCTCGCGGCCGGGAGCACTCCGGAGGCGAATGGCCTCGTGTTCAACATCGGCAACACCGGGGAACTGACGATCCTGGAGCTCGCCCACCGCATCAAGGCGTTGAGCGGGTCGTCGTCGCCGATCAGGCTGGTGCCGTACGCGGATTACTACGGGCAGAGCTACGAAGACACCCGCCGCCGCGTCCCCGATATCACCCGGGCCCGCCAGACTTTGGGCTTCGAACCTAGCGTCCCTCTTGATGATGGACTGTCGCAGACGATCGCCTGGTGTCTCGACCACAATTTTCTCGCATCGGCGGTGGCCAGGGCCCCTCAGGCCGTCCCGGCTCTATGA